AGGATCTTGACTAAGTGGCTCACTATCAGGCAACTTACCATCTTGATCTAATGGTAAAAAGCGATCTTGATCATTTTTGCGGTAAAGCTCAACACGATTATTAGCGATATCATATAGACCCTTTAAAGTTTGACCTGAACCAATTGGCCAGTCCATTGCTACACCCTCGATACCAAGCAAATCTTCCAATTCCGCAATTAAATCTAATGGTGGACGTCCATCACGATCAAGCTTGTTCATAAACGTGAAAATTGGAATACCACGTTGCTTAACAACCTTAAACAACTTCTTTGTCTGTGGCTCGATACCTTTAGCAGAGTCAATTACCATGACTGCCGAGTCCACTGCCATTAAAGTACGGTACGTATCTTCTGAGAAATCTTGGTGACCTGGCGTATCCAAAATATTGATCCGCTTGCCTTGATATTCAAACTGCATAACCGAACTAGTAACAGAAATCCCACGCTTCTTTTCGATTTCCATCCAGTCACTAGTAGCAAAATTGCCAGTTTTACGTGCCTTAACCGTACCTGCTTTACGAATTACCCCACCAAACAAAAGCATTTGTTCAGTAATCGTTGTCTTACCTGCATCGGGGTGAGAAATAATTGCAAATGTTCTTCTCTTTTTTACTTTATTTGCTAACTCTTTGTCCATTAGTCCTCGCTATCTTCTTCCTTTTTTGATTCATCAATCGTTAATAATACCGTCAACAAGCGTGACCCCTTCATCCTTCTAGTGGTCAAAGTCATCCCATCACCAATATCAACTGTTAACTTTTCTTCCTTAGCTGGAATCACTTTTAAAGTATTGATCACATAGCCTGCTATCGTATCAACATCTTCCATTTGAAGATTAGTACCAAATTGCTCATTAAAATCATCTAATGGCATCTTACCGTAAATAATGTACTTATTTGGAGCTATTTGATTAAAAAGAATCTCAGTGTGATCAACCTCATCATCAATATCGCCCACAATCTCTTCAACCAAATCTTCAATTGTAGCTAATCCAGTTACACCGCCATATTCATCTGTCAAAATTGCTAATTGTCGTTGCGTTTGCTGCATTTCCATCAACAAATCGCCCAGCTCGGCAGTTTCTGGTGCAAACAGCGGCTCAGTCATGACATCTTTATAGTCAAGATTATCAAAACCCTTTTGTTTAGCCTTTCGTAAAACCGTTCTGATATGAATAATCCCTACAATCTTATCCTTATCACGTTGATAAACGGGAATTCTAGAATATGGCTCACGAAGGATTTCATCTAGATTGTCTTGAAAACTGACTTCTCGATCAACCATGAAAGCATCCGTTCTAGGTACCATTACTTCACGGGCTGTCTTACCCTGAAAGTCCAAAATACCTTCTAGCATTGAAAATTCTGTATCATCAATTTTATGACTTTCATGTAAAGTAACAATTTCTTTTTCTAAATGATCTTTAGTCCCCACTTTTTTATCGCCGGATAATCTATTTTTTAAGCGACCAAACAGAGTTCCCGCTCCAGGATCACTATTCATTTTCGTACTCTCTTTCTTAAAAAAGTTATCTAAATATAGCTATTATAGCATAGAGCCAATAACAATTATGTTAAAATAGCACATAAGACTAGGAGGTTCGTCATGAAAAAAAGTCATGTCTTACTCGTTTTTACATTTCTTTTGCTAATTCCATATATCTGTAGCTTAGCTATTATTGGAATCGGCTATAATGCATTAGTTTTACATTCAGCTGAACTTTATCGCACATTAATCGGCTCATTAGTTGGCGCAATCATTATGTTTGCTGTCAAGGCTACTATTCAACGGCCTGTTGATTTATTAGCTGTTCAAACCAACGATGGCTTACTGAAGCAGCTTTTACGTTTCTTCAGTATCAGACGACGCTACTGGCTTTTAGCAGCTAATATTATCTTAGACTTTGTTCTTTGCTTTGCTGCTACCTACATAATACGTGCTCTTTTAACACTTGATCAAATCGTAGGCAGCTCCATCGGCTTTGTTTTGTTAATCATGTTTGTTTCAACTTGTCTTGGCGCTTATGTTGAATACGATAACCTGTCAATCGACCCTGAGCAGCATTAATTACTTGCTGGCCTTCAAGTACATTACTTGGGCCAGTTTTTTTGTATCCATGTCAAGATCCCAAGTAATATATGGCGTGTCACTGTCACCCAAATTTTCATGTACTTCAATTCCGCTAGCAACTACTTTTTTGGCAAAATTTGGCACGGTACTAGTCAACGGTAAGTTGAAAAAGACTAAAGTTTGATTCTCTTCTACTTCCTCCGCTACCTCTGCAGCTGGTAATTCAAACTTCATTAAACCCGTTGGCACTTCATCTTTTGCTACATCTGCTAAAACGCCATACCAATACATAAAGCTGTCCTCACCTGATACCACTAGGACAGAACGCTTATTTTCTAAATTATGATCAGCTAAAAATTTTTGAAAAGTTTCATCATTTTCCATTTGCTGATTAGCTTCCATAAAGCTCTTTTGAGCATTCATCAAACCAGCTGGAAATGGACGACCAATAAATAATCTTGATTCAATATTTTTCTTCATTTTTTCTCCTAATATTCTACTAATTCGTCTAAATCAAT
This is a stretch of genomic DNA from Lactobacillus crispatus. It encodes these proteins:
- a CDS encoding hemolysin family protein yields the protein MNSDPGAGTLFGRLKNRLSGDKKVGTKDHLEKEIVTLHESHKIDDTEFSMLEGILDFQGKTAREVMVPRTDAFMVDREVSFQDNLDEILREPYSRIPVYQRDKDKIVGIIHIRTVLRKAKQKGFDNLDYKDVMTEPLFAPETAELGDLLMEMQQTQRQLAILTDEYGGVTGLATIEDLVEEIVGDIDDEVDHTEILFNQIAPNKYIIYGKMPLDDFNEQFGTNLQMEDVDTIAGYVINTLKVIPAKEEKLTVDIGDGMTLTTRRMKGSRLLTVLLTIDESKKEEDSED